The Actinomycetota bacterium genomic interval TCAGCGGCGGTTCGGCTCCTTGGGCTAAGAGGCCGGGCGCGGGGCCTCGCAGCCACTCGGGGCCTGGAAGCGAGACGTCTTGTGCATCCCGTCGCAGAACGGCTTGATCTTGGACCGGCCGCAGCGACAGAGCGCGATGGTCTTGCGGCCCGGGTCGATCTCGTTGCCGTCGACGTCGGTGAGCTTGAACGAGCCGCGGATCAGGTAAGGCCCGTCCTCGTGTGGCGTGATCGTGACGTCCTCCATGACGCCAGCCTAGTCGCACACGGTCGCCCTAGGGGAGCCGCTGGCAAATCAAGTAGACATAAAGTCGCACGCGATCGCCCTAGGGGAGCCGACGCCGAATCAAGTAGACATAAGATTCATTATGGGCACACAGCAACGCCAGCGAGGGCGCCGCCATACTCGAGGCTAACTTCGGCTTCACGCATACTTCCGGCATGGGTCGGCGCGACGTTCATCTGCTGGATGGCGTAGCGGAGGACGCCAGGAAGCTGGTGCGGCGCAGGAAGCAGCCGAACTGGATCGACCCGATGCTGGCGACGCTCACCGAGGAGTACTTCTCGGACCCCGCGTGGGTGTTCGAGCCGAAGCTGGACGGCGTGCGGTGCCTGGCCTTCAAGAGCGGCAAGCGGGTTCGGCTCATGTCGCGCAACCAGTTGTCGCTCAACGATCGTTACCCGGCGGTGGTCGACGCCGTGAGCCGGCTCGAGCTCGCCGAGGGCATCCTCGACGGCGAGGTCGCCGTCGTTAGCGCCGGCGTGTCTCGGTTCCAGTCGCTTCAGCGGCACCTACTCGAGGGCGCGGGCTCGCTCGCGTACTACGTCTTCGACGCCCCGCACCTGGCGGGCCACGACCTGACGGCGCTCCCCCTCCTTGATCGCAAGCAGATCCTTGCCAACGCCGTTACTCCTGGTGCCGTCATCGAGCTGGTGGGATACCGGGAGGGATCCGGAGAGGCCTATCTGCAGGAGGCGTGTGAGCAGGGATGGGAGGGCCTCATCGCGAAGCGCGCCTCGGCTCCTTACGTGCAAGGCCGCGCTAAGGAGTGGCTGAAGTTCAAGTGCTCCAAGGAGCAGGAGTTCGTCGTCGGAGGCTTCACGGATCCGCAGGGAGCGCGCGAAGGGTTCGGCGCGCTGCTGGTCGGTTACCACTCCGACGAGGGGTTCCTCTATGCGGGCAAGGTGGGTACCGGCTACAACCACGCACTGCTGCGGTCGCTCACGGCGCGGCTCACGGCGCTAGAGCAACCAGAAAGCCCCTTCGCCGGCAAACCTCCGGCGCGTAAACGGGTCCACTGGGTGCGACCGGAGCTGGTCGTGCAGGTCGGGTTCAGCGAGTGGACGAGGGATGGGCGCCTGCGACATCCTCGCTTCTTGGGCGTCCGTGACGACAAGGACGCCGGCGACGTCGTAAGGGAGGCCGGGTAAGACGATGCGCGTCGCGCTTCGACCGAGTGGCCTAGCTGGCGGCGCCACAGAGCCCGGACACGTCATAAGGGAGAGAGGCTGATCGTGTGGAGGTGACGTTCGACGAAGCCGTCGAGTTCGCGGGGCAACTCATAGATGGCCTCGGGATCCTCATCTTGGTCGTCGGCGCGTTGGTGTCTCTGGCGCGCTATCTGGTGCCTCTGGCGATGCGCCGCGCCGGCGACGACGAGTACCACCAGGTGCGCAGGAGGCTCGGGCGCGCGATCCTCCTCGGGCTGGAGCTCCTCGTGGCGGCAGACATCATCCGCACGGTGGTCATCTCCCCCACCCTCGGATCGGTCGCGGCGCTCGCGCTGATCGTGCTGATAAGGACCTTCCTGAGCCTTGCTCTGCAGATAGAGATCGAGGGCAAGCCGCCCTGGCAGCGCAGATCGTCGGGGGGCTAAGACCTCCGCAGCGCTGCTTGCGACGCCTCCCGGGCTCCCTCCTCGGCTCCAGGGCGATCCTCGAGCGTCCCTGCTCGGGCTTACGGGCCGCTCAGGATGGCTCTTGACCGCCGCCTGTTTCGCCGACCGTCGACGCGAGTCGCTCTACTAGAGGAACGAGCTCGGTGAGTACCTGATCCTTGCGCAGGAACGAGTCGGACCACGTCGTGTCTATGTCGGAGATCGCGGATACGCCGATGATGTGGACGCCCGGCGAGAAGCTGCGCAGCATCCGGCCCGTAACGCCACCGTTGAAGCCCGGCATCTTGTAATCGAGGATCACGATCCGAGGTTGCTCCTGTCCTGCCGCGACGAGAGCCTCCGATCCGTCCCACGCGACCTCGACCTCGTGTCCGGCGCGGGCCAGCAGCTCCTTCACCGCGAGCACGAAGGCGGGGTCGTCGTCGACCAGCAAGATCCTCATAGAGCCTCCACCGTAGCGGTTGATGACGACTCGGGGCGTAGGGCGCTCTCGATGTGGTCGAGGAGCTCCTTCGGTGGCACGGGCTTCGAGAGGTAGTCGTGGCACCCCAGGGCGAGGGCTTCTTCCCGCAGGCCGGGCCGAGCGTCTGCCGTGAGCATCAGGACCGGCAGCTGAGGGATGACGCCCTGCTGCGACCACGCCTCGAGAACGTCCATCCCGCTGATCCCCGGCAGATTCAGGTCGAGCAGGACGAGGTCGACGCCGCCGGCCATCTCCAGAGCCTCCTCCCCCCTGTGGGCCTCCGCGACCTCGTATCCTCGCCCGGCCAGCATCAGGCGCAGCAGCAGTCGCATGTCGGGCTCGTCGTCTACCACCAGGATCCGGTGTCGGGTCACGGTGCAGCCTCCAGGCGGATGACGAACCGCGCTCCCCCACCCGCTCCGGGCTCGTACGAGATCTCTCCCCTGCTCGCTTCCACCAAGCTCTTAACCAACGCGAGACCGAGGCCGGAGCCGCCGACGGAAGATGCCGACTTGCCACGGGTGAACGGCTCGAACATCTTTGGGACGAGATCGGGAGGCACGCCTGCTCCGTCGTCGCTGATCGTGACCGCGACCTTACCGTCTTGCCGGCGCGCCTCCAGCTCGACGGTGGGGCCGCCGTATCTGTACGCATTCACCAACAAGTTCGAGATGACGTGATCCATCCCATGGGGATCCGCGAGAACCACTGCATCGTCTGCGATGTCGAGGTGAACGTCTTTGCCTTCCGGAGGAGGGATGTTGTCCACGGCCTGTTGCGCGACGGCGGCTAGCTCCACAGCGTCGAGCTCGGCCTTGAACGTTCCTTCCTTGAGCCGAGCGATGTCCAGCAGATTGCGAACCATGGCGGTCAACCTCTCCGACTGGCGGTGCAAGGCCGTGACGCATTGGTCGATCTCCGCGGGCTTCATCCGGTCCCGGCTCTCATGGAGCAAGGCGGCTGTTCCTGCGATCACCGTCGCCGGCGTCCTTAGCTCGTGCGCGGCGTGTGAAACGAAGCGCTCCCGGAATGCCTCGAGCTCGCGGCGATCGGTGATGTCGGTCATCTGCACGATGTAATGCGGACCGAGTGAGACGGCCGCCGGGATGAACGAGGCCGTGACGAGCACGTATCTCTGGACCGGGTCGCGCGATATGAGCTTCCTCTCCGCGTGCGACGCTCCGGCGGGGTTGCTGGTGCTGAGCTCGCTGAGCTCGAGCGGCGGTTCCTGCGGATCGAAGAGCTCCCGGATCGAAAATGACCCCGCGGTGGTGACGGCCTTGCCGGTCATAGCCTCTAACGCTCGGTTGGCGCGGAGCACCGACCCGTCCAAGGCGACCAGCGCGACGCCGGTCGGCGCGTCGTGGAAAGCTCTGCGGAACCGCTCCTCGCTTATCTGCAGCTCTTTGTTCTTCTGGTGCAGCTCGATGAACACCGATACCTTCGACCGCAGCACGGTCGGGTCGAAGGGCTTGAAGAGGTAGTCGACGGCACCGGCCGAATATCCACGGAAGACATGCTCGGCTTCCTTGTTGATGGCCGTCAGAAAGATGATCGGGATGTACCTCGTCCTGTCCAGCTGCTTGATGTAAGCGGCTGTCTCGAACCCGTCCAGCCCCGGCATCTGGACGTCGAGGATGATCACCGCTACCTCCTTCTTGAGCAAGCATCGAAGGGCCTCGTCTCCGGAGCCGGCCCTGATGATCTCTTGCTGCAGAGGTTCCAGAGC includes:
- a CDS encoding CDGSH iron-sulfur domain-containing protein — translated: MEDVTITPHEDGPYLIRGSFKLTDVDGNEIDPGRKTIALCRCGRSKIKPFCDGMHKTSRFQAPSGCEAPRPAS
- the ligD gene encoding non-homologous end-joining DNA ligase; its protein translation is MGRRDVHLLDGVAEDARKLVRRRKQPNWIDPMLATLTEEYFSDPAWVFEPKLDGVRCLAFKSGKRVRLMSRNQLSLNDRYPAVVDAVSRLELAEGILDGEVAVVSAGVSRFQSLQRHLLEGAGSLAYYVFDAPHLAGHDLTALPLLDRKQILANAVTPGAVIELVGYREGSGEAYLQEACEQGWEGLIAKRASAPYVQGRAKEWLKFKCSKEQEFVVGGFTDPQGAREGFGALLVGYHSDEGFLYAGKVGTGYNHALLRSLTARLTALEQPESPFAGKPPARKRVHWVRPELVVQVGFSEWTRDGRLRHPRFLGVRDDKDAGDVVREAG
- a CDS encoding DUF1622 domain-containing protein codes for the protein MTFDEAVEFAGQLIDGLGILILVVGALVSLARYLVPLAMRRAGDDEYHQVRRRLGRAILLGLELLVAADIIRTVVISPTLGSVAALALIVLIRTFLSLALQIEIEGKPPWQRRSSGG
- a CDS encoding response regulator, with protein sequence MRILLVDDDPAFVLAVKELLARAGHEVEVAWDGSEALVAAGQEQPRIVILDYKMPGFNGGVTGRMLRSFSPGVHIIGVSAISDIDTTWSDSFLRKDQVLTELVPLVERLASTVGETGGGQEPS
- a CDS encoding response regulator, with translation MTRHRILVVDDEPDMRLLLRLMLAGRGYEVAEAHRGEEALEMAGGVDLVLLDLNLPGISGMDVLEAWSQQGVIPQLPVLMLTADARPGLREEALALGCHDYLSKPVPPKELLDHIESALRPESSSTATVEAL
- a CDS encoding response regulator, whose amino-acid sequence is MALRTDLPIGQRLGSGGGGGAGILIVDDRAENLLALEAALEPLQQEIIRAGSGDEALRCLLKKEVAVIILDVQMPGLDGFETAAYIKQLDRTRYIPIIFLTAINKEAEHVFRGYSAGAVDYLFKPFDPTVLRSKVSVFIELHQKNKELQISEERFRRAFHDAPTGVALVALDGSVLRANRALEAMTGKAVTTAGSFSIRELFDPQEPPLELSELSTSNPAGASHAERKLISRDPVQRYVLVTASFIPAAVSLGPHYIVQMTDITDRRELEAFRERFVSHAAHELRTPATVIAGTAALLHESRDRMKPAEIDQCVTALHRQSERLTAMVRNLLDIARLKEGTFKAELDAVELAAVAQQAVDNIPPPEGKDVHLDIADDAVVLADPHGMDHVISNLLVNAYRYGGPTVELEARRQDGKVAVTISDDGAGVPPDLVPKMFEPFTRGKSASSVGGSGLGLALVKSLVEASRGEISYEPGAGGGARFVIRLEAAP